Proteins co-encoded in one Spirosoma endbachense genomic window:
- a CDS encoding DUF4405 domain-containing protein, whose protein sequence is MKSKNLVSLSVAVVFFVLATTGLLIYFGQGTHPVEHTHAWFGILFVTAAVFHIVNNWSSITGYTKDRRTGGIRREFVIPAVIASVFAVGISADFPVFDKLANAGKNLFRGDKPKSGGPLSQAAIDSIARSTEVAFTQAYSTGDTAALAKVLAKKAPTRTEAGEIVSGLDQSSKPKPTDSLQTTVDRAESIDDNIIVVYGTLTNSVKPEKLFYTHVLKRNDTGWQIAAIQTSYSANVRTEKVTLAN, encoded by the coding sequence ATGAAATCCAAGAACTTAGTTAGCCTGTCGGTAGCTGTCGTATTCTTTGTTTTAGCGACAACGGGTCTTTTAATTTATTTTGGTCAGGGCACCCATCCAGTAGAACATACACATGCCTGGTTCGGGATTTTATTCGTTACGGCAGCGGTATTTCATATTGTCAATAACTGGTCATCTATCACCGGATATACGAAAGATCGTCGGACGGGTGGTATCCGACGCGAGTTTGTCATCCCCGCCGTTATTGCATCTGTTTTTGCGGTAGGTATCAGTGCCGATTTCCCCGTCTTCGATAAATTAGCGAATGCCGGTAAAAATTTGTTCCGGGGCGACAAACCGAAGTCGGGAGGACCATTGTCCCAGGCCGCAATCGACTCAATTGCCCGTAGTACCGAAGTCGCTTTTACTCAGGCTTATAGTACTGGAGATACAGCTGCATTGGCCAAAGTTCTCGCCAAAAAGGCCCCCACTCGGACAGAAGCAGGCGAAATTGTCAGTGGATTGGATCAAAGCAGTAAGCCGAAACCGACCGATTCCTTACAAACTACTGTTGATAGGGCCGAGTCAATTGACGATAACATAATTGTGGTTTATGGCACACTGACCAATTCTGTAAAACCCGAAAAACTCTTCTATACGCACGTCCTGAAGCGGAACGATACTGGCTGGCAGATTGCAGCTATTCAAACCAGCTATTCGGCAAACGTCAGGACTGAAAAAGTAACACTGGCTAACTAA